GCTCAAGCCCTGAAGCAAAGAGAAGCAGTATTACTGAGAATTCTGATAGGAATATGACGTAGTTGTTTATTGAGAATAAGTTAACGTGGAATAGGGTGTTAAGGACCCCACCCAGTGCATAGGGGCTTAGGGCAATGCCAGTCAGTAACTCAGCCACAATGCTTGGGTACTTGTACTTGGCTAGTATTAGGCTGAGGGATTCTGCAGTGGTCACTAGTATTGAGAATTCCAGTAGTGTTAAGTATATTGATCCAACAACCATTACGTAACCGGCTTATAATAAGTCTTTAAAGCGTAATCCCACTTAGCTCGTTGAGGAAAGCTTTAACCGTCCACAGCTTAACCCTAATCATGGCTACTGATGCGGCTGAATTATTTAAGGAGGCGTTAAGCCTATTCCCAGGCGGCGTTAATAGTCCGGTTAGGGCAATGAAGCATCTGCCGACTCCACTTATTGTTAAGAGGGCTGAGGGCGCATTCCTCTACACGATTGAGGATGCTAAGCTTATTGATTACTGCATGGGCTTTGGCCCCCTAATCCTAGGGCACAGGCACCCCACCGTCCTTGAGACTGTTAGGAGGGCCCTTGAGGATGGGTGGCTTTACGGTGCATTAACAAGTAATGAGGTTGAGTTAGCTAAGGAAATTAGCAGTAACATGAGGAGCGTTGAAATGATTAGGTTCGTTAACACTGGCACTGAAGCAGTGATGAATGCTGTCAGGTTGGCTAGGGGGTTTACTGGGAGAAAGTACATTGTTAAATTCGAGGGTAATTACCACGGCGCATTCGACTATGTCCTAGTTAAGGCGGGAAGCGGAGCGGCTACCTGGGGTGTTCCAACAAGCGCAGGTATCCTTGATGACGCCGTGAAGTACACCCTAGTAGTCCCCTATAATGATGTTGAAGCCTTGGAGAGGGTTTTCAGGGAGCATGGAAGCGAAATAGCGCTACTCCTAGTGGAGCCTATAGCAGGTAACTATGGTCTAATAATACCAGAACTGGGGTTCATTAAGGCAACGAGAGAATTAACTGAAAGGTATGGAGCGCTACTCCTCTTCGACGAGGTCATAACCGGGTTCAGGGTTGGATTAAGTGGGGCACAGGGCTTATTCAACATTAAGCCGGACTTAACCACGCTGGGTAAGATAATTGGGGGAGGGTTCCCAATAGGCGCCTTTGGGGGTAGGAGGGATGTAATGAGTATGGTTACTCCCCAGGGCCCAGTCTATAATGCAGGTACCTTTAATGCTCACCCAATATCAATAATAGCTGGGTTAACCACCATAAGGGTGATTAAGGGTGGTGGGGTTTACGAGGTTGCTAATGAGGCTGCTGAGAGGGTTTCCAAGGCAATACTTGACTCGGCCTCAAGAAGCGGCTTCAACGTGGTGGTTAAGAGGGTGGCTTCAATGTTCCAATTCTACTTTAAGAATGGTGACGTGAAGACCCCTGCGGATGTTAGGGCAAGTGATGAGAAGCTTTACCTAGCCTTCCACAGGGAGGCGTTAAGTAGGGGTGTTTACTTCACCCCAAGTCAATATGAGGTTAACTTCACCTCAGCGGCTCATAGTAGGGATGTGGTTGATGAAACCATTAGGGTTATTGAGGAGTCATTCAAGGCTCTTAAAACCCAAATCCAATAACCCAGAAACACTTATTAAGCTTACTCAACACATGCCCCGTGTCAACGGGTGAGGTTAAGGCAAGGTACTACACTTTAGCCTCAGTATCAACAATGCTTGCATGGGGCCTCGAGTACTATGACATAATAGTGTTCTCAACCCTCTCCCAAATACTTGAGGGTGTCTTTAGACTTAGCCTAGTCACTGTTTGGTTCGCCTTCGCCATAACATACTTCGCAAGGCCACTGGGCGCATTAATCTTCGGTTACCTTGGAGATAGGTTCGGTAGGAGGACTACCGCAGCCATTGATGCAGCGTTAATGGGTGCAGCCAGCTTAGCTATTGGTCTCCTACCCACCTACGCTCAAATAGGTATTGCAGCGCCCATTGCCCTATACGTAATTAGGTTAATCCAAGGTATTGGACTTGGCGGTGAAGCTGGTGGTGGAGCTACCTGGGCCCTTGAGCAGGTTAACCCCAGGTGGAAGCCAATACTCAATGGTGTAATGTACAGTGGCTTATCCTGGGCAGTCTTCCTAGCAGGGGCAATAAGCATCCTGGTTGAGGGAAGTATAGGTTACACTGCCTTTGTAGCTAGTGGGTGGAGGATACTATTCTACATAGGTGCCGTGCTAGCGCTAGTGGCGCTTGTAATTAGGGTATTTGGTATTGAATCCCCAGAGTGGCTTAAGGCTAGGGAATCAGGTTCATTGAGGAAGGTTCCCTTAGCCAATAGGAGGGTTTGGGGAGTAAACATGCTAATCCTAATACTGATAAACCTAGGCTTAACAATATACTACTACGGTGGCTTAGGCTACTGGCCGTACGTACTACCAAGACTCATTGCCCCCAGTCTAGGAGTAAGCGCTAAGGTCGCCGATACTTACGCGTATTGGCTAGTAGTCTACGGGGGTATTGGGGCAGTTATAGGTGAGGTTCTAAGCGGCTTAGTGGTGCTTAAAACGGGTGTTAGGGGGAGTTTCCTCTACCCAGCCATACTACTGGCCTTAACTGCGCCGCCAGCAGTCTACCTGGCCTTTGCCCTAAGCCCAAGCGCCTACTACGCCTCATTAATAACAGGCGTATTATTTGGCTTAGCCGCAGCCCCACAGACAATGTACTTCACGGCGCTCTTCCCAGTGGAGAGTAGGTGGTCCGCGGTTTCACTGGGTTGGAACATTAATGCTGCCATTGGGCCCTTTGGTTCATTAGCCTTAGCCCTACTGGTTAAGGCAACAGTGGGTTCACCCTACTCATACTTAACTGGTTCATTAATAATGATGCTTGGTGCACTCCTGGTAGTGGTTGGTTCATTAATTAAGCCAAGTAACATATACGCTAAACCTGGTGAATACTACATACACAAGTGATGAGTTAAAGTCCTTAATTTTTTATTGAGTTATTACTAAGTCATAATGCTGGTGGTTATGTTACCATGAGTTAAAACTTTAAAGTTAATTGGGGTTTAACTTAACGTGGATTCTTCCACTAAGGCTAAGGTTAGGGAAGAGTATGAGAAAGCTGTACTTGAAGTGTTAAGGGGGAGTGTTAAGGCGCCTTACGACGCCTACATTAGTGAATTCATAGATCAATTAATGGTCATGGTTGAGAAGCTTAATAATTCCGATGTTGAGACCAGGAATAAGTTCAGGTATGGTTTAAGTATTTTAACTAGCCCAAACAGTAAGCCAAACATAATTAGGGCTAAGATAAACGCCTACTACGCTTACCTAGTCTACAGGGGCTATACTTCAGCCTACAATATTCTAAAGAATAAGTTAGTGGCTGGTGGGGAGAGCCTATACACGTGGATTAGAATGTACAGGAGCCTCAACGTATGATTAAATCATAGCGCTAACATGAGGCATAATCCCCTTAATGGGCTTAACCCTAGACTGGAAGTAAGTATAGGTGAAGCTTAAGGAGCGTTAAATTAATGTCATTAAGCCTACTATTACCATTAATGTAGTGGTTAATTAATTCATTAAGCCCCCTCATCAATACACTAATGTAGGAGCCACTGTGTAGTTCACTGAAGTAGTGTAACGCAGTCTGAGTAATCATAAGATGCTTCACATCATTATTCAACACACCCTTAACTAAATGGTTAAGGGTCACTAGGTGGCTTAAAGATGGTTTATTAGCGGCAATCAACTCAATAGCAGTATTAACGCCACTTAGGCTCATTAACTGTTCAACCTCGCTTACTAACTCAGGTTTAATGATTCTCCTTAAGGAACCTAGCAATAATCTGCTTCCACCGTCTCTTAAATGGGACACTAATTCTAGGCATTCATCCTTATGTTCACTCAATTCTCCACATTCTCTGGTGGCCTCATGTTCATTAACCATACCGTAGGTTAATTCAAGGGCTGGTTTAAGGTAACTTGAAGCATGCTTAATCATCATGCTTCTGTACTCATCCTCAAAGTTAATCATCCTGTCTAGGCTTAAGGAGAGGATTGGGGCTGTTAAGGCCATTATCTCCAGGTCCTGGATACTACTCATTAACTCCCTAAACAGTTCCTCAGTTAAGCCTCCTCCAATAGCCAGTGCAGTTAAGTATTGTGAAGCCAGTGCTGAGGTTAATTCTGGGGTTAACTTATCAATATTATTCTTAGCCTTAACCCAGAGTTCACCTGAACCCTTAATTAACTCACCTAAGTCACCGTACCTTAGGAACCTGGACCTTGTGGATAAGGCCATTGATGCGAACTCATACTCCTTCTCAAGCCCCAGTTCCCTATATGCTGACTCAGCCTTGTTTAAGTAGGACTCCGCTTCATTGAACTTGGCCTTAGTGAACATTACCCTACCCCTCTCATAGTTTATGAAGGCTAAGCCCTCCTTAATGAAGTAGCTTAATGAGGCTTCAGGAGGACCCACGTACCAGCTCTCCAGGTACTGCCTAACATCATCATTCATTGTTAATTCACTGAAGGCTGACTCAGCCCTATTGAGGAGTCCCCAAGCCTCGTCGTAGTAGCCATGAATCTCGTAGGATTCTGAAATACTTTGGTAGGCCTCAGCCTTAGCTAAACTACAGGCGCTTGGCCTAGTTGAACATAGTTCCTCAATAAGCCTAATACCTCTATCCAGCATTTTAATCGCCTCTCCAGTGTCCTTATCCCTAGCTAGCATTGCTAAGATTTCAACAGTATTAATTGCAGCCACTGGGTCCTTAATCATTAACCCTACGTTACTCATTAAGTAATCCTCGAAGTCAATCACGTGGCTTTCAGCAAGCCTCCATAGGTAATTTGAAGCAGCCCTTAATGCAGCCTCATTATCCTTAATTACACTTAGCAGAGGCTTGAACTCCAGGTATATTGATCTTGCATACGCAGGCAACCTATGCACAACCTCATGAAGTATAGTGAAGGCTTCGGCTGCGCATTCCTTAGCCTCACCACTTACCGTAGCCGCCCAGGTTAAGCCAAGTAGGTTAAGTAGCATTTTATCGGTGACTTCACCAGTACCCTTAACATCACTTAAATTAGCTTTAATTAAATTACATAAGTTATAATTCCTAAGTAGGTTCCTTAACATGTTAATGAAGCCATCGTACTCAATGACCTTATTAACCGCCTCAGGTATGCGTGAACCAAGGAACATTAGTCTCCTTAGTAGGTTACAGTTGAACTCGCTGGAGTCTTGGTGAATACCAAGCCTAATTAAGGTTAATAGCCTAGTGGTCTCGGTTAGGCAATTACTGCTCATTGCTTTAACCAATCTGCCTGCCAAGTAACCTGCAGTTAACTTAAGGGTTTCATCCAGTGACCTAATGCCTTCACCCTGTTCTCTGCATTTAAGGCAGGCTAAGGCCTCCTCAATAGCCTCCCTACTACTCTTACTTAGGCCACTTAAGTTGAGGTTCATTAATCCTCTTATAGCCTCCTCAACAACATCCTCATGCCTAATTGATGCCCATTCAGCTAGGGATGCATCAAGCTCGGTTGAATCGCCCTCAATATAAGCTGGTATTTCCATAGCCCACCTAATCGGCATTTCACCCAAGTGAGCATGAATTATGAGTGGGTAAGTAAACCTCCTCTTAGTGTTCAAGTCCTGTTGATTCAATAAGCCTTCGTAAATGTAATACCTCATGAATGATGCAGCATCCCCAGCGCCCTTGCTTAGTAATTCCTCAACATCATTAACGCTGCAACCGTTTTCCCTAAGCGCCTTACCAACGTAGACGGCCATGAGGGTGTAGGAGTCGTAGTCAATAATACCCTTAACATGCTCATTACCCTTATTGAAACCATTCACTAAATTAACTAACTCACCCTCGCTTAAACTACAGCCGCTGTAATTGAGTATTATACCCTTCAATAGATCTGGGTCTCTTAGATCAATAGCTACCTCACTTAACTCACTACCTAATTCACTCAACTCATCCTTAGCAATATCCTTCAAGTCATTTGATAGGATAAGAACAATAGGTACCTTAAATCCCCTCCTCCCTGAAACCCTCCTTAGAATTGCCGTAAACTTAATGAACCTGGTTAAGTCATCAACAGTTACGACACTTTCCTCAGGTTTAGGTGATTGAATAGTGTAGAAGCCCATTTCCGATGGATCAAATAGAATAACCATCCTTGGGCCAATACCCTTACTAACGGCATCAATGCTTGGTTTAATTGGCACATAATTGAGTTGAATCACTGAATCGATTAGGTTCTTTTCAAGAGCCTTAGATAACGTATACTTAACTAGGGTTGATTTACCAATACCCTTACTACCGCTTATTAAAACCACCTTACCCTCCCTTAAGCCATCCATCACCCTACCACTGTATTCAATGAACCTGTCAGTCAACACTAAATGCCTTAATTCCCCATGAACATCAATAATCATTGAATCCAAGTTAACCCCCATATCCTCTGGTTTACTGTAAACCTCACCCTCAAGTCTACTAACCCTAATTAACTCCTCAATTCCCTTTAACCTACTCTCATGCTCCTTTAAGGTTGATTCAAGCCTATTAACAGTATCCCTTAACTCCTTAATTTCCCTATTAACCTCATCTTTAATTGCACTTAACCTACCTAGAATATTATCAAGCGCCTGCCTATTGCTAAGCATGTTGAAGAAGCTGTAGACATCCATGGAATTTAGGCCCATTGCTTGGCTAATCTCAAAGGACAATATGCGCCTAAGGTCTTCGTTAAGCTTACCCCAATCATCAGCAACCTGGATGAGTTCATCAATGTATGACCTTGATTCTGAATTAGCAATAATGGTGCTCACTATGGCGCTAGCTACGCCGCCAACCAGTGAACCCACACTGGGTATTATAATGTTCATTACGCCACTAATTCTGGATGCTAAGGCTGCTAATTTCTCGGCTAATTCTTCAAACTCCCTTGAACTTACTACCCAGGCGCCGCTGCTTATTAAGCCACCTAATGCACCAGCCCCAATACCCTCTACGATACTCCTCCTTAAGCCGAGTCTACTGGCTAATCTACCGTATGCTTCCAACTGCCTAATGAGTTCACTAGTATTAGAGATTCCTAGGATAAGTAAACTAGGTACGTGGTACTTGATTCCAAGCCAATTGAATCGAGTTAACTTAAGTAGGTCCTCAGGTGCACTACTTGAACTTACTCCTACTTTTCTTTCAATCTCTTTAACGAATTCAAGGGCCTCTTCATCACCCATCCAGTAATACGTAGTCTCCGCATCTTTACCATGCTTCCTATACGTCTCCACTAAGTGCCTAATTATTGGTTCAGGTACGTAACCAAGCCTATTAAATACATGCTCAACGATTACCCCAGCCTTATCCTCAATCCCAGCCTCCTTTAAGGCTCTGTGTGCATCACTAATGCTTAATGCATTGATACCAGTGCTTAATCTACTCAAGAATGACCTAAATAACCTGGTGAGATCCCTCGGCTGCTTCTCACGACTACTGACTACATCATCAATAGCTTGGGCACTTAACCCAGCAAGCTTAATTAGCGTTGACTTACCTGAACGAGGTGGGCCAATAACAATAATCCTTACGCCTCTTTTACTTAATTCCCTTAATTCACTAATCTTCCTAATTACGTATCCTGTACACGCAATTGACTGATCACTACAAGTAACCTCTTCACTACTGGCCAATTAAATCATCTGAAACTACTGTATTGTAGACAAGTTTTAAGTTTAACTACGCATTAATACATAGAATAAATTATTAAACACAATACTACAGTGATTCCATTATTCTATTCACTTAAAGCATCTTAATAAATGTGCTAACGAGTTTGCTTGCATCATTAATGCATTAATGAGGTATGCTTACTAATGAGCGATAATGCTTAATCATAAACTTTAACTACCCTGTACCAATTATCCCTCTCAGCTGGCTTAAACCCAGTGGACTTAATTAGGGAAGCTACGTAATCCCTTGTGAATGTTGGTTTACCCAACCCAGTAGCCGGTATAACCCTCTCCTCGTATAGTGTTCCACCGAAGTCGTTTGCACCAAATTTAAGCGCTAACTGGGCTGCATCAAGGCCATTGGTTAACCAGCTTGATTGAATGTTAGGTAACTCACCCTTAAACACTAGTCTAGCCACCGCCACTACCCTAAGTAATGTGGCTGAGGTTAATGGGTAGGGAACCTTATTCGTTAATTCACTATTACCTGGCTCAAAATTCCATGCAGTGAAGGATAAGAAACCGTGGGTCTTCCTCTGTAGGCTAATTATCCTATATAAGTGTTCAGCCCAGTCCGCCTTAGACTCAACATGCCCATACATCATTGTTGCATTACTCATTATACCTAACCCATGGGCAATCTCCATAATGTTTAACCAAGTGTCAGCGCTAATCTTATGTGGGGCAATAATCCTCCTAACCCTATCCACCAGTATCTCCCCACCACCCCCAGCTAGCGTATCCATTCCAGCAGCCTTAAGCCTCTCAAGAACCTCCCTGTAACTCATCCTGTGTTTCCTAGCCAGGTAATCAACCTCAATGGGGCTTAAACCATGGATAGCGACATGGGGGAGCCTAGCCTTTAAAGCCCTGAATAACTCCTCATAGTACTCAATGCCTAATTCAGGGTTAATACCACCCTGCACCAGCACTTGCCTAATGCCGAAGGCTGAATCAACCTCAGTTACAAGCTTAACGGCGTAATCCACACTCATAGTGTATGCCTCAGGGTGCTTAGGTGGCCTGTAGAAGGCGCAGAAACTGCAGGCTATTGTGCAGACATTGGTGTAATTCAGTATTAGGTTTGGTATGAAGGTCACCACACCATTAAACAACCTCCTGGTTAATTCCCCTGCAGCCATGCCCAGGTCCCATAGGTTCAATTCAAGGAGCTCCTCAATATCAGGGGGCTTCAACTCCTCACCGCTAAGGGCCTTCTCCAATGCCTGACTCATTGGTTATTAAGTTAAATTTGGTTCTTTAACTTTAACTCAAGGGTTCACTAACCTGGATTTATTGGGTTAAGTTTTTTAAATTAGTCCAATAGTAGTCAATAATGTGCACCATTAATGATGTTAGGAACGCGGTTGCCAATGGGGTTAGTAAAACAGATGCCTTAAGCCTATTCACTCAATGCGACTTCCGGGTATTGGCTAAGGTGGCTGATGAATTAACGGTGAAGGTGACGGGGGATACAGTGACCTTTGTTAATAATGTTGTTATTAATTACACTAACGTTTGTGTGGCGCAATGCCCAATATGCGCCTTCTACAGGCCTAAGGGCCACCCTGAAGCCTACTTGAGGAGTCCCCAGGAGGTTGTTAAGGGTGTTCTTGAGGCTAAGGCTAATTATGGTGTTAGTGAACTGCACATTAACGGTGGCTTTCACCCTGACTTAACCATTGAGTACTTTGAGGAGTTATTCAGTAGCGTTAAGAAGGCTGCCCCTGAAGTCACAATTAAGGGGCCGACTGCGGCTGAAGTGGACTTCTACGCTAAGATTTGGCGCATGAGTACTAGGGAGGTTCTTGAACGCTTTAAGACTGCCGGATTAGATGCATTATCCGGGGGTGGGGCTGAAATCCTTAGTGAGGATGTTAGGAGGATTATAACCCCATACAAGTTTAACGCTGAGGCTTGGTTGCGGATTTCCCATGAGGCCCATGAATTAGGCTTGAGGAGTAACGCAACAATGATGTATGGGCACGTGGAGGAGCCACACCACATAATAGACCACCTCTTCTCAATAAGGAGGCTGCAGGAGGAGACTAATGGAATACTACTCTTCATTCCTATTAAGTTCGTTCCATGGAACACTAAACTGTATAGGGATGGGTTAGTTAAGGGTCCTGCACCCGTTGAATTGGATGTTAAGGTTACTGCAATGTCAAGGATAGTGCTTGGTGGAACTATTAAGAGGATTGGGGCCTACTGGACCTCAGTGGGTAAGAGGCTGGCTTCAACGCTCCTACTGGCTGGGGCTAATGACTTAGTTGGAACCATGATTAATGAACAGGTGCTTAGGCAGGCTGGCTCAAGTGAACCCTTAAGGCCAACTACGGTGGCTGAGTTAGCTCACATTGTTAGGGAGGTTGGTAGGAGACCAATGGTTAGGGATACGTTTCACACGAGGTTAATTGAGGTGAATTAATGAGGGTTGCTAGGCTTAAGTACGCCCATAGTGATCCATTATTCAAATACTCCGGTTTAAACCCAGTACCCACTAGTAATAATGAGTCAATTAAACTCATACTTGAGGAGGAGGTTGACGTAGCCTTCGTACCATTAACATACGCTGCCCACCACTGTGATGTAATCAACATGGTCCCGTACTTCGCGGTATACAGTAAGGGGCCTGTACTTTCAGCGAGACTCTTCAGGGGTTCCGGTAGGGGTTACGCAGCCATAGAGGACACTAGCGTTAATGCTGGTGCATTATCAGCACTAATGGGGGTGAGCTTCGAGAGGGTTTCAGACCCCTATGATGCTTTAAGGAGGTATGAGGGCGTGTTGGTTATTGGAGATGAAGCCCTAAGGATGACTGCATTGGGCTTACCCTACATTGTTGATGTTGGGGAACTTTGGGAGGAGAGGATTGGTAAACCCCTCGTCTATGCTGTTATGGTTGCGAGGATTGGTGCGGATAATGGTGAGTTAATGAGGGTGATTAACGGTATTAGGAGGTCACTTAACTCATTCATGGTTAACCCTGAACCACTAATTAGGGAGGTAGCTGGTAGGCTTAACGTACCTGAGTGGGTGGTTAGGGATTACTTAATGAAGAGCATTAGGTATGAGGTTAATGATGAGGTTATTGATGGAATTAACACCGAGCTTGAAATACTTAAGTTACCTAAATGTATACGCGTACTACCCCGTCAGTGTTAGTTCAAGTCCTCCACTTAATCCTCGGCTTAAGAACATTGGCCTTAGCCTCAATTCTACTCCTATACTTAGCTAAGTCCCTTAATATACCTTTAGCCTCATCCCTCATATTCCTCCTTAAACCATACATGCCTAACCTAGGCAACACCCTCCTCTCAGGCTCATAATTTAAGTCATCCTCAGGCTCCACCCTAGGGTTAGGTAAATGAACCACCTGGGGCTCGTAACCTAACACTTCCCTACTTGCCTCCTTAACCAACTCAGCAATACTATTGAGCGTAAGTATCTCCCTATAGTGGTAAACCGTCCTGTATTCACTGTCGCTTGGGGGATTCTCGAGGAGGAGCGTTAGGGCTTCAATAGTATCCTCAAGTGACGTGAAGCCCTTCTTCTGAAGCCCACTACCGTAAACCGTTAACTCATGCCCCACAACCGCCTCTGCGCAAAACCTATTGAACACAGTACCCCACACGTCATCAAAATCAAACCTCGTGAATAATTCATCGGAAACAATGTCACTAGTCCTCGTACCATAAACGGGCCCCTGGTGGAAGTCAGTTACTGTTATGCCCCATAGTTTATTAGCGTAAACAAGCATGAAGGAGTCGAATACCTTACTCCAGTGGTACCATGAACCAGCCCACCTAGGTACAAGTATCCTATCCTTAACGCCATTTATTACTGCCTCAATGAAGGCGTCCTCAGGTAGTTTAAAGGCTGGGTAACCGAATTCACCTAGTGTACCCATTTTAAGTAAGTGAATCTTCCTGTTAATGTCCCTTATTGAGTAAACCACGTTGAGGGTGGACTTAAGGTTATTCACCATTGTGTAGGAGGCGTGGTTAACATCAATCATGGAGTATGGGGCTGAACGCTGCTCAGCGAAGTGAACAATGGCATCAGGCCTGTGCGCGTCAATAATGTGCCTTACGGAGTCGTAGTCAGTGACGTCTGCCTCATGGAAAATTAACCTTGATCCATAAACCTCCTCAACAGCCTTAACCCTATCCTCCATGCTTAATATTGGTAATGCAGACCATGAACCAACCTCCTCAACAGCCCTCCTAGTGTAGAAGTTATCAACACCAATAACTTCATGACCCCTCCTCGCAAGCCTAAGCGCAAGCGCCCAACCCAAGTAACCATCTATACCAAGTATGAGAACCTTCACAAGCAGCTCATGTACCCCAACTATTTATATTTGACTCACATTAAGTCAATACCCAAGCCTCACCGCATGTATTTAAACCTAGAATTGAAAGAATTTGCAGGTTAATCTACGGTAATTTAGCCTTAAGGCAATAACCCTAATCCCTATTACCCATCTTAGCCCTCAGCGACTTTCCCTATTACGCTAACCTATATACCCTACTCTTCTTATCGTAAATCAACACTATTGGCGCATTAAGGCTGGGTATTACTATGACTTCATTAATCCCCTTAACCGTCTGCGTATTATTGGCTTCATAACCAGTCAACCCCACTATGGCATTGATACTGCTTGCATTATCCTTAAACCTTAATAGTGTGCCTATTGCTTTCACGCTTCCCCTTATGCTCATTTCACTCACCTCGAGTACACTTCCGGGGTTAGGCTTTATATAGGTTTTGGTGTAAACAGTCGAATACTCAATAGACACTATTGCATAATAAATAAATTATATATTAAATGCACGGTTAATAATGCGCCTCAACACGATGAAGCAACGCCTATGCGCATGGATTCAAGCATTATTCAGCTAACTGAGCTAAACCCATTAATATTAAGTACACGGCCACATAGGTCGGTTCACTAGCCTCCTCACCCGGTTCCTTAATGTGCATTGATTCACCAAGCACCCTACTTACCTGTAGTCTCCTCGTTAACCTAATCCTCGGGTTACCCTTCCTGAAGGCTATTGCCTTATCCACTATCGACTCAATGCCCTTCTCAAGGTCACTTAGGTTTAATTCCCCAGCCACTAGGCCGGTTTTACCATGGAGGCTATTAGGCATCCTCATTAACCTATTGGTGTCTATTGTGACGACTTCATCAATGTGAATAGTTAAGCCACTTCTAATCTCCTCACCCTTATCCCTAATTAAACCAACGGTAACCTTACCCAGTTTAGAAGCCTCGGCGAAAACCCTCCCAACGCTACCATACACCTTATTCAGTAGGTTAACGTTAAATGGCCCCAACTCAATAACAGTTGCCCTACCCTCCCTGTTAATTAGTATTTGCCTAGTTAAGTCAACTTTACTTGTTAAGTAATCCACAATCATCCTCCTCTCATCCTGAGTTAGGTTAATTACATCCTCAGGGCCCTCCACGTGAACGTGGAAACCCCTATGCCCTGAAAAGGCTACTCTAAGGTACTTCTCCTCAATGCCAAACTCATACCTCAACACGTCAATGAGCTTAATAACCTCACTTAACGCATCATTAAGGCACTCAACAGTAACCAACTCAACCCCCCTACAGTTATCGGTGGGTAGGTGGTCGCCATCAATGTCGAAGACTAGGTCAGCCCCAAGCCACCCCTTCGCATCCATTTCACTTGCCGAGGGGTTGCTGAAGTAGGCGCTTGATAAGTAGAGGTTTCTTGGAATCCTCTCATTAATGAAATTCCTTAACTCTGTCCAATTCCTGAAACCCAAGTGCCTAATCATTGATTGCCCAGTGAAGGGCTGGTAGGCTAGCTCCCTAGCCTCAATCCTTGGTACGCCAGGGGGTTTGAAGTAATTCCTGTAGTAGTTTTTGAATAAAACCTCAACATACTTAAGGGATTCATCCATTACTCTATCCTTGGAGCCACGAAGTACGCTAATGTGCCACCACCCGATATTTCGAAGGTTAATGCGAGAGGCTTCTGGGTGGCGAACTCCACTGTAACTATGTCGCTTATTTGAAACGCCCTATTAACAATGTCTGATAAGTAATCTACACTGTAGGTTGCTGTAGCGGTCTCCTTATTATCATACTCAAACAACACTTCCC
This region of Caldivirga sp. genomic DNA includes:
- the agl3 gene encoding UDP-sulfoquinovose synthase; this translates as MKVLILGIDGYLGWALALRLARRGHEVIGVDNFYTRRAVEEVGSWSALPILSMEDRVKAVEEVYGSRLIFHEADVTDYDSVRHIIDAHRPDAIVHFAEQRSAPYSMIDVNHASYTMVNNLKSTLNVVYSIRDINRKIHLLKMGTLGEFGYPAFKLPEDAFIEAVINGVKDRILVPRWAGSWYHWSKVFDSFMLVYANKLWGITVTDFHQGPVYGTRTSDIVSDELFTRFDFDDVWGTVFNRFCAEAVVGHELTVYGSGLQKKGFTSLEDTIEALTLLLENPPSDSEYRTVYHYREILTLNSIAELVKEASREVLGYEPQVVHLPNPRVEPEDDLNYEPERRVLPRLGMYGLRRNMRDEAKGILRDLAKYRSRIEAKANVLKPRIKWRT
- a CDS encoding DNA primase small subunit, which produces MDESLKYVEVLFKNYYRNYFKPPGVPRIEARELAYQPFTGQSMIRHLGFRNWTELRNFINERIPRNLYLSSAYFSNPSASEMDAKGWLGADLVFDIDGDHLPTDNCRGVELVTVECLNDALSEVIKLIDVLRYEFGIEEKYLRVAFSGHRGFHVHVEGPEDVINLTQDERRMIVDYLTSKVDLTRQILINREGRATVIELGPFNVNLLNKVYGSVGRVFAEASKLGKVTVGLIRDKGEEIRSGLTIHIDEVVTIDTNRLMRMPNSLHGKTGLVAGELNLSDLEKGIESIVDKAIAFRKGNPRIRLTRRLQVSRVLGESMHIKEPGEEASEPTYVAVYLILMGLAQLAE